A window from Ramlibacter pinisoli encodes these proteins:
- a CDS encoding O-antigen ligase family protein, with product MVLAFVIGGFSGEKSPLGEAGQWAPLLVLAAIAMWTVTRGASYRLDAANRQAVVVGVAICASSMIGAFIASDEASAIYTVLMLLVWLVIALMGGRISLDRMLASFALAAIILVWSFLALSYDDFLVRLQLSAVGLAPESRYGGPFEIHPNLLGHIMGASAGVMFWYATSVYGLRRWFTIVSCGVALAMCLAASSRGGLVASTAAVGVTYLLTAIEDRRRRTHVVIAIFAIAGAVLIFVPETLDALSNMLDLTSKDRGLADSGLSGRTELWDAAIARFGSISAPIVWGGGFRNRWLNENIVDNSYIVILMETGAVGLVLWIGRILQILKRSISSIFRAARPVDLAVTSHLLFSLAEGVVNRQLLAIGNPASLLTIMIVILYVPIRARSDEARPIDSQSR from the coding sequence TTGGTACTGGCGTTCGTTATCGGAGGTTTTTCGGGGGAGAAGTCGCCATTAGGCGAAGCGGGCCAATGGGCGCCGTTGCTTGTTCTCGCTGCTATTGCGATGTGGACGGTCACGCGCGGGGCTAGCTATCGCTTGGACGCAGCCAATAGGCAGGCGGTTGTGGTCGGGGTGGCAATTTGCGCTTCATCTATGATTGGAGCCTTTATCGCCTCCGATGAGGCGAGTGCGATTTACACGGTATTGATGTTATTGGTTTGGTTGGTGATTGCTCTCATGGGCGGGCGCATATCTTTAGATAGGATGTTGGCCTCGTTTGCGTTGGCTGCGATTATTCTGGTTTGGTCCTTCCTCGCCTTGAGCTATGATGACTTCTTGGTCAGATTGCAGCTTAGTGCGGTCGGTTTGGCGCCGGAGAGCCGTTACGGCGGGCCCTTTGAGATTCATCCGAATTTGCTTGGCCATATCATGGGCGCTAGTGCTGGGGTAATGTTCTGGTACGCGACCTCCGTATATGGCTTACGCAGATGGTTCACTATAGTCTCATGCGGGGTGGCGTTGGCTATGTGTTTGGCTGCGTCGTCCCGTGGAGGGTTAGTTGCCTCGACAGCGGCGGTGGGCGTTACATACCTATTGACGGCAATCGAAGATCGCCGACGGCGTACGCACGTCGTGATTGCGATTTTCGCTATCGCAGGAGCCGTCTTAATATTTGTGCCCGAAACGTTGGATGCGTTGTCGAATATGCTTGATCTGACGAGCAAAGACAGGGGCTTGGCTGATAGCGGTCTGTCAGGACGAACTGAATTATGGGATGCCGCCATTGCTAGATTTGGATCCATCTCCGCGCCAATTGTTTGGGGCGGAGGGTTTCGTAATCGGTGGCTCAACGAGAACATCGTTGACAACAGCTACATCGTCATTCTGATGGAAACCGGGGCAGTCGGACTAGTGCTATGGATAGGCCGTATTCTGCAGATACTGAAGCGGAGCATTAGCAGCATCTTTCGGGCCGCTCGCCCAGTCGATCTGGCGGTTACGTCTCACTTGCTGTTCTCGCTCGCGGAAGGCGTCGTCAATCGCCAGTTGCTTGCAATCGGCAACCCTGCTTCTCTGCTAACAATCATGATTGTTATCCTGTACGTACCAATCCGCGCCCGTTCAGACGAGGCCCGACCTATCGATTCGCAGTCGCGCTGA
- a CDS encoding glycosyltransferase family 4 protein — MKVLFFHNILWAHYKGAVFSELVPLANEEGLSVEIVQIAETSGQRKSLGSVDLAYHRYPYTVLFRGAYDDTSWISRSREMIRALRRSRPDVVVLPGYYDRAFWVAMAYAVVFGIRRGITMDSTASDHPRRWLKEQPKKFFLRFCHFALCYGTRSKDYLKQLGMPEKRLVIRCQAAPTDQLLAIGQSATASLVKPAKPFFLYVGRLSPEKGLLELLAAYTEFHEKRPDYRLLLIGGGPMEAELKRVVRELGISSAVEFLGPMAMAEIVPYYMTAYALVLPSTSEPWGLVVNEALLFGCPAIVSDRCGCAPDLIRADRTGLVFASGSAQELAKSLHRMAELSPQREVMGIECKALIRHFTPKTAASQMVSALLLFASPGQ, encoded by the coding sequence ATGAAGGTGCTGTTCTTCCACAATATCCTCTGGGCCCACTACAAAGGCGCCGTATTCTCGGAACTTGTCCCGCTAGCAAATGAAGAGGGGTTATCTGTAGAGATTGTCCAAATTGCGGAAACTTCGGGGCAACGGAAATCTCTTGGATCGGTTGATCTCGCCTATCATCGGTATCCGTACACCGTGTTGTTTCGGGGGGCGTACGATGACACTTCTTGGATTTCTCGATCTAGAGAGATGATCCGTGCTCTCAGGCGGTCGCGTCCAGATGTGGTCGTGCTTCCTGGCTACTATGATCGGGCGTTTTGGGTGGCGATGGCCTATGCGGTAGTGTTCGGAATCAGGCGGGGTATTACGATGGACTCTACTGCATCAGATCACCCGAGGCGCTGGTTGAAAGAGCAGCCGAAAAAGTTCTTTCTGCGGTTTTGTCACTTTGCTCTTTGCTACGGAACGCGAAGTAAGGATTACCTTAAGCAACTGGGAATGCCGGAAAAGCGACTCGTCATTCGATGTCAGGCAGCCCCAACTGATCAGCTATTAGCGATTGGTCAATCGGCAACGGCATCGCTCGTCAAGCCGGCCAAACCATTTTTCTTGTACGTTGGACGCCTATCTCCGGAAAAAGGCCTTCTAGAACTGCTCGCGGCCTACACCGAATTTCATGAAAAGAGGCCTGACTATCGACTTTTGTTGATCGGTGGCGGGCCGATGGAGGCTGAGCTGAAAAGAGTTGTGCGTGAGTTGGGTATTTCGTCTGCTGTCGAATTCCTTGGCCCCATGGCGATGGCTGAAATTGTTCCTTATTACATGACTGCCTATGCTCTGGTGCTTCCAAGCACTAGTGAGCCTTGGGGTTTGGTGGTGAACGAGGCTCTGCTATTCGGTTGTCCGGCTATAGTGAGCGACAGATGTGGTTGCGCGCCTGATCTGATAAGGGCTGATCGTACTGGGCTAGTGTTTGCTTCTGGAAGTGCTCAGGAGTTGGCGAAATCGTTGCATCGAATGGCTGAATTATCGCCGCAACGCGAGGTTATGGGAATTGAATGCAAGGCGCTAATTCGGCATTTCACGCCTAAAACCGCGGCGAGTCAAATGGTGTCGGCCCTGCTTTTGTTCGCTAGCCCGGGTCAATGA
- a CDS encoding polysaccharide biosynthesis/export family protein, whose product MTLGQYVPGDVISPPQGVIIPISPALVQAQQSARPREVSADVRRLLGTARPYTIGPSDVLYIVVYDHPELLPNAGAVISQQVDPTGISPAPGFTVGADGQVSYPFIGRVRVAGLTEIEAQDLIQQRLARFIKEPQVSVRINSYRSRRAYVDGEVRSPGSQVFTDLPMTLPEAINRAGGITPVGDRSFITLTRANQTSIINLMQLQELGINPNQILLESGDLVTVRSRDDSKVFVMGEIARPTALQMRNGQLSLNEALGEAGGPSLNTANSSQIYVIRNVEVGKPPAVFHLNANNPTALALAETFSLRSRDVVYIDPVPLVNWNRIISLILPSAQAAAVTRTTLNP is encoded by the coding sequence ATCACGCTTGGCCAATATGTCCCCGGCGATGTGATCAGCCCGCCACAGGGCGTCATCATCCCTATCAGCCCAGCTCTCGTGCAGGCGCAGCAATCCGCGAGGCCGCGGGAGGTATCTGCCGACGTACGTCGGTTGCTGGGTACGGCTAGGCCTTACACGATCGGGCCCAGCGATGTGCTTTACATCGTCGTGTATGACCATCCCGAACTCCTCCCCAACGCTGGCGCCGTCATCAGCCAGCAAGTTGACCCCACGGGGATAAGTCCTGCGCCTGGATTCACAGTGGGGGCTGATGGGCAGGTCTCGTATCCCTTTATTGGCCGAGTGCGAGTTGCTGGCCTTACGGAAATAGAAGCTCAGGACCTCATTCAACAGCGCCTGGCCCGGTTCATCAAGGAGCCGCAAGTCAGTGTACGGATCAACTCCTATCGAAGTCGCAGAGCCTATGTGGATGGTGAGGTGCGCTCACCCGGTTCTCAAGTGTTCACCGACTTACCGATGACTCTACCCGAGGCTATTAATCGTGCAGGCGGCATCACGCCGGTGGGAGATCGTTCGTTTATTACTCTTACCCGCGCCAACCAGACGAGCATCATCAACCTCATGCAACTGCAGGAACTCGGCATCAACCCGAACCAAATCCTGCTTGAAAGCGGCGACTTGGTGACCGTGCGGAGCCGGGACGACAGCAAGGTGTTTGTGATGGGCGAGATCGCCCGTCCGACGGCGTTGCAGATGCGGAATGGCCAATTGTCGCTCAACGAAGCGCTCGGCGAAGCCGGCGGCCCAAGTCTGAATACAGCCAACAGCAGTCAGATTTATGTGATTAGAAATGTGGAAGTTGGCAAGCCGCCAGCGGTCTTCCATCTCAACGCTAATAATCCCACAGCGCTCGCGTTGGCTGAAACGTTTTCGCTTCGGTCCCGGGACGTGGTCTACATCGATCCGGTGCCGCTGGTGAACTGGAATCGAATCATTTCCCTTATCCTGCCGTCCGCCCAAGCTGCGGCCGTGACGCGTACTACTCTAAATCCGTGA
- a CDS encoding YjbH domain-containing protein, translated as MRAPKPTTLALAIGMTTLPAWAIDTTLTSAGFTGLGITPNAHLLGWGRMEVGYENQLPGNVRRPDGHNAVLGFGLLPNLEFAGRLATNTIHDNCFTSGCGARDLSASAKAGIGLDVANRWRVALGATDVGGSVTYFRTYYGVLTFNEGPFEASAGGAKRSGNGVNGSQAPLDGPFAALAWQPIPLVRGHVEYTDGNSWAGVRLFAPKQWMPDGWLLSAGANVRLNNNTLTERSWWSASLSIPLYKTPGLSGAQTAALPPLRPGEQPLPAYEARTVPAPQASTAAPALPPPVSLAPPAHPTPALTQTAASDDELRALANALQAKALEDIWVGRMPDGTLAIRVNNGSYQWNSADALGVALGVIGRSFSEHKAGFRLVLTQRQVPLVAVTGQADCLRQWIEQATSTCTAGQLSTPGTLPLEPLYEGAAWVVERQKPASKTLRLSVSPVLRTNFGTELGAYDYSVGVNVTAQLPLWAGASVEWGLNAPLANSNDYEPGGVFADRAVKAGTERLTLTQVTRVPLERWFSPSQKLGAMPGALTAQATVGRIGTFYDGVVGALRWEPGDGRHRVSGQAGYFQNNDSQGGFGPLGSFQHGGPVLGSYRFSFLPTRTDFEGTVGQFLNNDRGFQLTMRQWFTDVAVDVFYKRTTFPGQSAAQLVGVQLSLPIGPRRDWQPAPYLQVGGTPRFSHLVETTIREGAGNPLRLGHAVRTPAQDLNDYFNSDRSGLAWFEDNLRRVRDAAR; from the coding sequence ATGCGCGCACCCAAACCCACCACCCTTGCCTTGGCGATCGGCATGACGACGCTGCCGGCTTGGGCGATCGACACCACTTTGACATCGGCAGGTTTCACGGGGCTCGGCATCACCCCTAACGCCCACCTGCTCGGATGGGGCCGTATGGAGGTAGGGTATGAAAACCAGCTACCGGGCAACGTGCGCCGCCCCGACGGACACAACGCAGTCCTAGGGTTCGGCCTGCTGCCGAATCTGGAGTTTGCAGGCCGTTTGGCCACGAACACGATCCACGACAACTGCTTCACGTCAGGCTGCGGTGCGCGTGACCTGTCGGCGTCAGCAAAGGCCGGCATCGGGCTGGATGTGGCCAACCGCTGGCGTGTCGCGCTCGGTGCGACGGATGTGGGAGGCTCTGTAACCTACTTCAGGACGTACTACGGCGTCTTGACGTTCAATGAAGGCCCGTTCGAGGCGAGTGCGGGTGGAGCTAAGCGCAGCGGAAACGGCGTGAATGGCTCGCAGGCTCCTTTGGATGGTCCGTTTGCAGCGCTGGCATGGCAGCCGATTCCACTGGTGCGAGGGCATGTGGAGTACACAGACGGCAACTCCTGGGCGGGCGTCCGACTCTTTGCCCCGAAGCAATGGATGCCGGACGGGTGGCTGCTGTCGGCTGGAGCCAACGTCCGCCTGAACAACAACACGCTGACTGAGCGGAGTTGGTGGTCCGCTTCGTTGTCGATCCCTCTCTACAAGACGCCCGGCCTTTCAGGGGCGCAGACGGCAGCGCTCCCGCCTCTTCGACCCGGCGAGCAGCCATTGCCGGCTTACGAGGCGCGGACCGTGCCCGCTCCGCAAGCATCCACGGCTGCGCCTGCATTGCCCCCGCCCGTGTCCTTGGCTCCCCCCGCTCATCCGACTCCCGCGCTGACGCAGACGGCGGCCAGCGACGATGAACTGCGCGCATTGGCCAATGCCTTGCAGGCCAAGGCCCTGGAGGACATCTGGGTGGGGCGCATGCCCGATGGCACCCTGGCCATCCGTGTGAACAACGGCAGCTATCAATGGAATTCGGCGGATGCCCTAGGCGTCGCGCTGGGGGTGATCGGCCGTTCCTTTAGCGAGCACAAGGCAGGCTTCCGCCTCGTGCTCACGCAGCGTCAAGTGCCTCTAGTGGCCGTCACCGGCCAGGCGGACTGCCTGCGCCAGTGGATCGAGCAGGCAACCAGCACGTGCACGGCGGGACAACTGAGTACACCAGGCACCCTACCGCTTGAGCCCTTGTATGAAGGGGCGGCATGGGTCGTCGAGCGACAGAAGCCTGCCTCCAAGACACTCCGACTTAGCGTGAGCCCGGTCCTGCGAACCAATTTTGGGACGGAGCTTGGCGCCTACGATTACTCGGTAGGTGTGAATGTGACGGCGCAATTGCCCTTGTGGGCAGGCGCTAGCGTCGAGTGGGGTCTGAATGCCCCGCTGGCCAATTCGAACGACTACGAACCGGGCGGTGTGTTTGCTGACCGCGCCGTGAAGGCCGGCACGGAGCGACTGACGCTGACCCAAGTTACTCGTGTGCCACTGGAGCGCTGGTTCTCGCCAAGCCAGAAGCTTGGTGCGATGCCTGGCGCGTTGACCGCGCAAGCAACCGTGGGGCGTATTGGCACCTTTTACGACGGCGTGGTTGGTGCGCTGCGCTGGGAACCAGGCGATGGCCGTCACCGGGTTTCTGGGCAAGCGGGGTATTTCCAGAACAATGACTCCCAGGGCGGCTTTGGTCCGTTGGGAAGCTTCCAGCATGGCGGCCCGGTGCTGGGCAGCTATCGCTTCAGCTTCTTGCCAACCCGGACCGACTTCGAAGGTACTGTCGGACAGTTCCTGAACAACGACCGCGGCTTCCAGCTCACCATGCGGCAGTGGTTCACCGACGTTGCTGTCGACGTTTTCTACAAGCGCACAACCTTCCCAGGCCAAAGCGCCGCGCAACTCGTGGGCGTGCAGTTGTCACTTCCCATCGGGCCGCGCCGCGACTGGCAACCGGCGCCGTACCTCCAAGTGGGGGGCACGCCGCGGTTCTCGCACTTGGTGGAAACCACCATCCGTGAGGGCGCCGGCAATCCTCTTCGATTGGGGCACGCCGTGCGTACACCAGCGCAGGATCTGAATGACTACTTCAACTCCGACCGTTCGGGATTGGCCTGGTTCGAAGACAACCTGCGCCGCGTTCGCGATGCAGCGCGTTGA
- a CDS encoding low molecular weight protein-tyrosine-phosphatase produces MKTILVICEGNICRSPMAEGLLAKCLPSIQVRSAGLGALIGMPADVSAVLLMHELGLDITRHRATQLNRQMCHEADLLLVMDGEQRTRVGSLYPQVQGKSFRLGEYIKQDIPDPYRAPLSEFRRVLNLIQDGVAEWVQRIQKL; encoded by the coding sequence GTGAAGACCATTCTTGTCATTTGCGAGGGCAATATTTGCCGCAGCCCTATGGCAGAAGGCCTGCTCGCAAAGTGTCTGCCATCTATTCAGGTCCGAAGCGCCGGCCTTGGCGCCTTGATCGGCATGCCTGCTGATGTTTCGGCAGTACTCCTGATGCATGAGCTGGGCCTCGATATAACCCGACACCGTGCCACCCAGTTGAACCGACAGATGTGCCACGAGGCTGATCTCTTGCTGGTGATGGATGGGGAGCAACGCACACGCGTGGGGTCGCTTTATCCCCAAGTCCAGGGGAAATCGTTTCGGCTCGGCGAATACATAAAGCAGGACATCCCGGACCCATATCGAGCCCCTTTGTCAGAGTTTCGCAGAGTACTCAATCTGATCCAAGACGGCGTTGCCGAGTGGGTCCAAAGAATCCAGAAATTGTGA
- a CDS encoding glycosyltransferase family 4 protein, whose protein sequence is MTNLLFIGPFPPPTHGQALATAVLFEKLVDAGVVLTQFDLSPALGVRKKIFAYLCALRLILTGSGPVYISVASNAGVWLTLMLGLACRLKNRAAFLHYHAYGPINRRAHVVRVLAFALGQLGHHIVLGRAMAQSIAQLLPKNACVLELNNSGLIDLEPAKQCRSGGGLILGHLSNLTIDKGVEVVISAAISAIERGHDVKVVLAGPCADQRSRDVIAYASERLGARFKYLGPVYGSEKLKFFSDIDVFLFPTMYVNEASPLVLLEAMACDVPCLSTDLGCIPDSLGTEGGIAVPIEQFEAALRQLLNSIALMPSAFAPRQRFLHLLEAHQAQFISLKDAIIQ, encoded by the coding sequence ATGACAAATCTACTCTTCATAGGGCCATTTCCGCCGCCAACGCACGGGCAAGCGCTGGCGACTGCCGTGCTTTTTGAAAAACTTGTGGATGCTGGCGTAGTACTTACACAATTCGACCTGTCTCCCGCGTTGGGCGTTAGGAAGAAAATCTTCGCATACCTGTGCGCCCTGCGCCTCATTCTGACGGGTAGCGGGCCCGTCTATATTTCGGTGGCTTCCAATGCGGGCGTCTGGCTGACCCTTATGTTGGGGCTGGCATGTAGGCTGAAGAATAGGGCCGCATTCTTGCACTACCATGCATATGGACCGATCAATAGACGAGCACATGTCGTCCGTGTTCTGGCCTTCGCGCTGGGACAACTCGGTCACCATATTGTGCTCGGTCGAGCAATGGCGCAGAGTATCGCGCAACTCTTGCCAAAAAATGCATGTGTACTTGAGCTAAACAATTCGGGGCTTATCGACCTCGAGCCAGCGAAGCAATGCCGCTCGGGGGGGGGCCTAATCTTGGGGCACCTTAGTAATCTAACGATAGACAAAGGCGTTGAGGTCGTAATCTCTGCAGCGATATCCGCGATTGAACGCGGGCATGATGTAAAGGTCGTTTTGGCTGGGCCATGTGCAGATCAAAGGTCTCGGGATGTGATTGCCTATGCTTCCGAGCGCCTAGGCGCGCGTTTTAAATATTTGGGACCAGTCTACGGTTCGGAAAAGCTGAAATTTTTTTCCGACATTGACGTATTCCTATTTCCAACGATGTATGTAAACGAGGCTTCGCCTCTCGTTCTGCTCGAGGCCATGGCTTGCGATGTGCCATGCCTTTCTACTGACTTGGGATGTATTCCTGACAGTCTGGGGACTGAGGGCGGGATCGCTGTGCCTATCGAGCAATTTGAGGCCGCCCTAAGGCAATTGCTCAATTCGATCGCACTCATGCCAAGTGCTTTTGCGCCGCGGCAGCGCTTCCTCCATCTTCTTGAGGCTCATCAAGCCCAATTTATTAGCCTCAAGGACGCCATAATTCAATGA
- a CDS encoding WcaI family glycosyltransferase → MRILIHGINFAPELTGIGKYTGEMAAWLAAQGHNVRVVTAPPYYPEWKVRQTYSGWRWRTESGAALQIWRCPLWVPQRAGGLKRIVHLLSFALTSLPVMARQWIWRPHVVWVAEPALACAPATALLAALAGGKSWLHVQDFEVDAAFSMGLLKGGRLKRMALVMERWLMRRFDRVSTISGRMMDLAASKGLASDRLVFFPNWVDISLIQPQKSSSYREELGIAADTVVALYSGNMGNKQGLEILSDVARILRNNASITFVFCGDGTGKPDLVQRCEGLPNVRFLPLQPLRRLSDLLALADLHLLPQRADAADLVMPSKLGGMVASARPVVVTAAAETELADVVERRAKCGLVVAPEDAQAFAGAVLQLAGDPSTRAVMGANGRAFAERELDRDAVLKTFESELESLVGEARAKSFSS, encoded by the coding sequence GTGCGCATCCTCATTCACGGTATCAATTTCGCGCCTGAACTCACCGGCATTGGCAAGTACACCGGGGAAATGGCCGCTTGGCTTGCGGCACAGGGCCACAACGTTCGCGTCGTCACTGCGCCTCCGTATTACCCGGAGTGGAAGGTACGCCAGACGTACAGCGGTTGGCGTTGGCGCACTGAATCTGGCGCCGCCCTGCAGATATGGCGTTGCCCGTTGTGGGTGCCGCAGCGTGCAGGCGGCCTGAAGCGAATCGTCCATCTCCTGAGCTTCGCCCTGACCAGCCTGCCGGTGATGGCACGCCAGTGGATCTGGCGCCCACACGTGGTGTGGGTCGCAGAGCCCGCACTCGCGTGCGCTCCGGCAACAGCCTTGCTGGCGGCTCTTGCCGGCGGCAAGTCATGGCTGCACGTGCAGGACTTTGAGGTCGATGCCGCCTTCAGCATGGGTTTGCTGAAGGGCGGTCGTCTCAAGAGGATGGCTCTCGTGATGGAGCGTTGGTTGATGCGCCGCTTCGACCGCGTGTCCACTATCTCAGGTCGCATGATGGATCTTGCGGCGAGCAAGGGCTTGGCGTCGGATCGGCTCGTCTTTTTCCCCAATTGGGTCGACATCTCGCTGATCCAGCCGCAGAAGTCCAGCAGCTATCGCGAGGAGCTTGGTATCGCGGCAGATACCGTCGTTGCCCTCTACTCCGGGAACATGGGTAACAAGCAGGGACTCGAGATCCTGTCAGATGTCGCACGGATTCTGCGCAACAACGCCAGCATCACCTTCGTGTTTTGCGGCGACGGCACGGGCAAGCCCGATCTCGTTCAGCGCTGTGAAGGCCTGCCCAACGTGCGCTTTCTGCCGCTGCAACCCTTGCGCCGTCTCAGTGACTTGTTGGCGCTGGCCGACCTGCATCTGCTCCCTCAGCGTGCGGATGCGGCCGATCTTGTCATGCCCTCCAAGCTCGGGGGCATGGTCGCCAGTGCGCGGCCAGTGGTGGTGACGGCCGCTGCAGAGACCGAGCTGGCAGACGTGGTGGAGCGGCGCGCCAAGTGCGGGCTGGTTGTTGCGCCGGAAGACGCGCAAGCCTTTGCTGGTGCTGTCCTGCAACTCGCGGGCGACCCGAGCACTCGCGCTGTCATGGGCGCCAATGGGCGGGCATTCGCCGAGCGTGAACTCGATCGAGATGCTGTGCTCAAGACTTTCGAGTCGGAGTTGGAATCCCTGGTCGGCGAAGCCCGGGCGAAGTCGTTCTCGAGCTAA
- a CDS encoding polysaccharide biosynthesis tyrosine autokinase, protein MNSTEEINLLEYWDIILDSRWLIAAISAAAIGIGVAYALFANPVYESNLLIQVEDSQSSAKSFLGEAASLFDVKTPATAEMEIIRSRMVIGRAVDSTLLYITARPKRPPVIGEWLARNANSLSQPGFFGVGGWVTGTERVVVKVFDVPAASENTRFTLTALGEGQFTLSGEGMKAQRGSVGVPLAVRLAESDLLLNVAELEAKAGAEFELIRHSRLETVERLQQNLKLSEKGRQSGVIDATLQDTSRTKLTTILNAIGQEYVRQNVERKAAEAQKTLSFLDVQLPQFKKQLDQSEEAYNRYRNQKGTVSLDEEARLILTQSVELQGKLLEAQQKRREFVARFTPEHPQVKTLDDQIAAWSREIATLNSRVKGLPSVQQEAVRLERDVKVNNELYQQLRNNALQMQLIREGKIGNVRLIDPAIAPIEPVRPRKSLTVGIAALVGLLGGILLALARASFFRGVRSPQEVEAETGLSVYSTVPLSDAQQQMARLAAAKAPGLHVLAHAAPQDIAVEALRSLRTALQFAMLESNNNRVLITGGTPGVGKSFVSVNFSAVLASAGKRVLLIDADLRKGHLNQYFGIPRDGGLSELMAGQISSDQAIRHGILPQFDFLPTGALPPNPAELVGSAAFAALLEKLSAQYDLVVIDSAPVLVAADTLSIAAHAGTLLLVARAELTTIGDLHESARRLAHSGKAANGVLFNALDVSRRHYGKYGYKYGGYSYVGYRYGSKQYAYNRDSAS, encoded by the coding sequence ATGAATAGTACCGAGGAGATCAATCTCCTGGAATATTGGGATATTATCCTAGACAGCCGCTGGTTGATAGCGGCCATCTCGGCCGCCGCAATCGGAATTGGCGTCGCCTACGCTCTGTTCGCGAACCCCGTGTATGAGTCTAATCTGCTGATACAGGTCGAAGATTCGCAGAGTTCCGCAAAAAGTTTTCTCGGGGAGGCCGCCAGTCTGTTCGACGTCAAGACACCGGCAACCGCTGAGATGGAAATCATTCGATCACGCATGGTGATTGGTCGAGCTGTGGACAGCACGTTGCTTTACATCACCGCAAGGCCCAAGCGGCCCCCGGTAATCGGCGAATGGTTGGCGCGTAACGCAAATAGCCTTTCGCAGCCAGGATTTTTCGGTGTTGGGGGGTGGGTAACAGGGACTGAACGGGTTGTGGTGAAAGTGTTTGACGTACCGGCCGCCTCAGAGAACACTCGCTTCACGCTGACTGCGCTTGGTGAAGGCCAATTCACCTTGTCTGGTGAGGGGATGAAGGCTCAACGAGGATCCGTTGGAGTACCCCTTGCGGTTCGCTTGGCAGAGAGCGATCTTCTCTTGAATGTGGCCGAATTGGAGGCAAAAGCCGGCGCAGAGTTTGAACTGATCCGGCATTCGCGTTTGGAAACCGTGGAGAGGCTCCAGCAGAACCTGAAGTTATCCGAGAAGGGGCGTCAATCAGGCGTGATTGACGCTACTCTGCAAGACACAAGCAGGACGAAGCTAACGACCATTCTTAATGCAATAGGGCAAGAGTACGTCCGCCAGAACGTAGAAAGGAAAGCGGCCGAAGCGCAAAAGACGCTGTCCTTTCTCGATGTTCAACTCCCGCAGTTTAAAAAACAGCTAGATCAGTCTGAAGAGGCGTACAACCGCTATCGGAATCAAAAAGGGACGGTGTCCCTTGACGAAGAAGCCAGGCTAATCTTAACGCAGAGCGTGGAACTCCAGGGAAAGCTGCTAGAGGCCCAGCAAAAGCGGCGCGAATTCGTGGCGCGTTTTACGCCTGAGCACCCGCAGGTTAAAACGCTCGATGATCAGATCGCTGCTTGGAGTCGTGAAATCGCCACGTTAAATTCGCGAGTCAAGGGCTTGCCTTCCGTCCAGCAGGAGGCTGTGCGTCTTGAGCGCGACGTAAAGGTGAACAATGAGCTGTATCAGCAGTTGCGCAACAATGCGCTCCAAATGCAGCTGATTCGAGAGGGGAAAATCGGAAACGTCCGCCTTATAGATCCCGCTATTGCTCCCATCGAACCTGTCCGGCCTCGTAAATCGCTAACGGTCGGCATTGCGGCGTTGGTCGGCTTGCTGGGGGGCATCCTATTGGCACTCGCGCGAGCTTCGTTTTTCCGCGGAGTGCGCAGCCCGCAGGAGGTGGAAGCTGAGACGGGATTGAGCGTGTACAGCACTGTGCCACTGAGCGATGCGCAACAGCAGATGGCCCGACTCGCCGCCGCTAAGGCTCCTGGCCTGCACGTCTTGGCGCACGCTGCACCGCAGGACATCGCGGTGGAGGCACTTCGCAGCCTGCGCACAGCCTTGCAATTTGCGATGCTGGAGTCAAACAACAATCGTGTGCTCATTACGGGGGGGACGCCTGGCGTGGGGAAGAGCTTTGTCTCCGTCAATTTTTCGGCTGTCCTTGCCAGCGCGGGCAAACGAGTACTGTTGATCGACGCTGACCTACGCAAAGGCCACCTGAATCAATATTTTGGGATTCCCCGGGATGGCGGACTGTCGGAATTGATGGCTGGTCAGATATCAAGTGATCAGGCGATCCGACACGGGATTCTTCCGCAGTTCGACTTCCTGCCTACGGGCGCGCTTCCACCAAATCCAGCGGAGTTGGTTGGAAGCGCGGCTTTTGCTGCCCTGCTCGAGAAATTGTCCGCGCAGTACGATCTCGTCGTTATCGATAGTGCGCCCGTTCTTGTTGCGGCCGATACATTGTCAATTGCGGCGCATGCCGGCACGCTACTTCTTGTTGCACGTGCGGAGTTGACAACCATCGGCGACCTGCATGAGAGCGCGCGCCGGCTCGCCCATTCGGGCAAGGCAGCCAACGGAGTGTTGTTCAACGCTCTCGATGTCTCGCGGCGGCACTATGGCAAATACGGCTACAAGTATGGCGGCTATAGTTATGTCGGTTATCGCTACGGCTCCAAGCAGTACGCATACAACCGAGATTCCGCTTCCTAA